One window of Macrococcus sp. 19Msa1099 genomic DNA carries:
- a CDS encoding SpaH/EbpB family LPXTG-anchored major pilin, giving the protein MSKFTQRLSIFLIVTLVLGLVLPVKASAATGKVTDLTIHKITGSEETTATYDQLVNGTAPAGSKPISNISFTYWKVTSEQLKQLKANPQNYDTLEKVRTLLSEPTGTTPKTAADGTTKVPNLAEGYYWFIEDKSTAIKDAKAVPFGLELPITNEAGTGYINDLHVFPKNTLQDLPTIDKDVKSDDTKSASFAVGESFNWIIQPSVPKGIEEYEKFEVTDTIDSRLTFEGTEKVKVTINGNALTSGVDYTATENNNKLVVSFTKAGLGKLNVENPKLEIFVPTMINDTAVMGLPISNDATLNFDNGHGVTTQPGTDTPPPTVPDTDIPKVYAGGKKFVKTNGQGTNLGEAEFVIMNGAGDYLVQDGNLKVSWTKSENDATKFISSADGKFEVKGLAYGDDNTNNTGATTYKIKEVKAPKGYSLPTNPVTEFTVNSTSYHADPSATVLADATAQEIINKKTEIPNTGGIGTVIFTVIGVGLMALALVFFRRKQA; this is encoded by the coding sequence ATGTCTAAATTTACACAGCGTTTGTCAATATTTTTAATAGTTACACTTGTATTAGGATTAGTATTACCTGTAAAAGCATCAGCAGCAACAGGGAAAGTAACAGATTTAACAATTCATAAAATAACAGGTTCTGAAGAAACAACAGCCACTTATGATCAGTTAGTAAATGGTACTGCGCCTGCAGGATCAAAGCCGATTTCTAATATTTCATTTACTTACTGGAAAGTAACATCAGAACAATTAAAGCAGTTGAAAGCGAATCCTCAGAATTATGATACGTTAGAAAAAGTACGTACTTTACTATCAGAACCGACAGGAACAACTCCGAAAACAGCAGCAGACGGAACAACTAAAGTACCAAATTTAGCAGAAGGTTACTACTGGTTCATCGAAGATAAATCAACAGCAATTAAAGATGCTAAAGCAGTACCATTTGGACTTGAGCTTCCGATCACTAATGAAGCAGGAACAGGTTACATTAATGATCTACATGTATTCCCGAAGAATACATTACAAGACTTACCGACAATCGATAAGGATGTTAAATCTGATGATACAAAGTCTGCATCATTTGCAGTAGGTGAATCATTCAACTGGATTATTCAGCCTTCTGTACCAAAGGGTATCGAAGAGTATGAAAAGTTTGAAGTTACTGATACAATCGATTCAAGATTGACATTTGAAGGTACGGAAAAAGTAAAAGTTACGATTAACGGTAACGCACTTACATCAGGAGTCGACTATACAGCAACTGAGAATAATAATAAATTAGTAGTAAGCTTTACAAAAGCAGGTCTAGGTAAATTAAATGTAGAAAATCCTAAACTAGAAATCTTTGTGCCAACAATGATCAATGACACAGCGGTTATGGGATTACCTATCAGTAATGATGCCACTTTAAACTTTGATAATGGTCACGGTGTCACAACTCAACCTGGTACAGACACACCACCACCTACTGTACCTGATACAGATATTCCGAAAGTCTATGCTGGCGGAAAGAAATTTGTTAAGACAAATGGTCAAGGTACTAATCTAGGTGAAGCAGAATTTGTTATCATGAATGGTGCAGGAGACTACCTTGTTCAAGACGGTAACCTTAAAGTTTCATGGACGAAATCTGAAAACGATGCGACGAAATTTATCTCATCAGCAGATGGTAAATTTGAAGTCAAAGGATTAGCGTATGGTGATGACAATACTAATAATACAGGTGCAACAACTTATAAAATTAAAGAGGTAAAAGCACCTAAAGGTTACTCATTACCAACAAATCCAGTTACAGAATTTACTGTAAACTCAACATCTTACCATGCTGACCCATCAGCTACAGTATTAGCAGATGCAACAGCACAAGAAATCATCAATAAGAAAACTGAAATACCAAACACTGGTGGAATCGGTACAGTTATCTTCACGGTGATAGGTGTTGGACTAATGGCGCTGGCTTTAGTATTCTTTAGAAGAAAGCAAGCATAA
- a CDS encoding class C sortase has product MDTVHLIFLIRKAIFLKSEKKKKKNIISNLIFGLIFFAGFGILIYPMISAIYYDYEASNEVNDFNKEVELLSDQQIKARIDKAKAYNQSLTGNEALHDAYSKAQEQEGQREYAKMLEVHEKIGHVEIPAIHQDIPLFAGTTERVLQKGLGHLENTSLPVGGKNTHSIITGHRGLPDKKLFTDLDKMKIGDMIYVHNIQGILAYKVERIKVIKPDDFSDLKIKKDTDRLTLLTCTPYMVNSHRLIVTGHRVPYVPEATGHQSTQEPWWYKFLYVYKNYLIGIGLSIVIYLLYRYFKKYRKKKVDR; this is encoded by the coding sequence GTGGACACTGTCCACCTCATTTTTTTGATAAGGAAGGCGATTTTTTTGAAATCCGAAAAGAAAAAAAAGAAAAATATAATCTCTAATTTGATATTCGGCTTGATATTCTTCGCTGGATTCGGCATATTGATCTATCCTATGATCAGTGCGATATATTACGACTATGAAGCGAGTAACGAAGTTAATGATTTCAATAAAGAAGTTGAACTGCTGTCAGATCAGCAGATTAAAGCACGTATCGATAAGGCGAAAGCGTATAATCAGTCGTTAACAGGAAATGAAGCCTTACACGACGCCTATAGTAAAGCACAAGAACAAGAAGGTCAACGTGAATATGCAAAGATGCTGGAAGTACATGAGAAAATAGGTCATGTTGAGATACCTGCTATTCATCAGGATATCCCCTTATTTGCGGGAACAACGGAAAGAGTGCTTCAAAAAGGACTGGGACATCTTGAGAATACTTCCTTACCTGTAGGTGGAAAGAACACCCATAGTATCATCACAGGACACAGAGGGCTGCCTGATAAAAAGTTGTTTACCGATCTTGATAAAATGAAGATAGGGGACATGATATACGTTCATAATATTCAAGGGATACTAGCCTACAAAGTTGAACGTATCAAGGTGATAAAGCCAGACGATTTCAGTGATTTGAAAATAAAAAAAGATACAGACAGATTAACACTACTGACATGTACACCATACATGGTAAATTCACATCGGCTGATAGTGACTGGCCATCGCGTTCCATATGTGCCTGAAGCGACGGGCCATCAATCGACTCAGGAACCATGGTGGTATAAATTTTTATATGTCTATAAGAATTATTTGATAGGTATCGGATTATCTATTGTAATCTACCTGCTCTATCGATATTTCAAAAAATATAGAAAGAAAAAAGTAGATCGATGA
- a CDS encoding class C sortase, producing the protein MSKKTAIIVFIAGLLICLYPLVVKVYYNYDMSYQSKALDRQFQVNDTHQKVKYAQFEAYNRDMLLSQNIETPKVKVQTNNQYNEQHATDDTIATIKIPKLNLHYPVYDQATPENLNRGVSRVIGTSFPVGGRSTNSVLAAHSYSPYHEWFTHIDKLDNGDKIIINNFKETLYYKVYDRKVVSPDQVEALSIIKGKDIITLLTCTPSGADRILIYAERTTKDGNKIKHPKTKPLSQEQSLMERLKVLSDSWFVIVVILLLSLAFIKKIMNQ; encoded by the coding sequence ATGAGCAAGAAGACGGCAATTATTGTCTTTATTGCAGGTTTGCTTATCTGTTTGTATCCTTTGGTTGTAAAAGTCTATTACAATTACGATATGTCCTATCAATCAAAAGCATTGGATAGACAGTTTCAAGTGAACGATACACATCAGAAAGTGAAATATGCACAGTTTGAAGCCTATAACCGTGATATGCTATTATCTCAAAATATTGAAACACCTAAAGTTAAAGTCCAAACCAACAATCAATATAATGAACAACATGCCACAGATGATACAATAGCAACCATAAAAATTCCGAAACTCAATCTTCACTATCCAGTATATGATCAAGCTACTCCTGAGAACTTAAATAGAGGAGTATCTCGAGTAATAGGCACAAGTTTTCCGGTAGGTGGGCGTTCAACTAATAGTGTCTTAGCAGCACACAGCTACTCACCCTATCATGAATGGTTCACACATATCGATAAGCTTGATAATGGAGATAAGATTATTATCAATAACTTCAAGGAAACTCTTTACTATAAAGTATATGACAGAAAGGTAGTCAGTCCCGATCAGGTAGAGGCATTATCGATTATTAAAGGAAAAGATATTATTACGTTATTAACATGTACGCCTTCTGGAGCAGATAGAATATTAATCTATGCAGAGAGAACAACAAAGGATGGCAATAAGATAAAGCATCCTAAAACAAAGCCACTTTCTCAGGAGCAATCGTTGATGGAAAGATTGAAAGTGCTTTCGGATTCATGGTTTGTGATAGTCGTAATTCTCTTGTTGTCACTAGCTTTTATAAAAAAGATTATGAATCAATAA
- a CDS encoding DUF1963 domain-containing protein: MKAIFETLLPEQPIHQLVLQIDTDDDEGVEIAWHDDGISNILMKSEDLKVMNFDKYIYT; this comes from the coding sequence ATGAAAGCGATATTTGAAACTTTATTACCAGAGCAGCCGATTCATCAACTTGTGCTTCAAATCGATACAGACGATGATGAAGGAGTAGAAATTGCATGGCACGATGATGGTATCAGCAATATTCTAATGAAATCAGAAGATTTAAAGGTAATGAATTTTGATAAGTACATTTATACATGA
- a CDS encoding SE2200 family small protein yields MKKLLIITIISGAGFYALKRYQKQVNAMPNIEY; encoded by the coding sequence TTGAAAAAATTATTAATCATAACAATTATTAGTGGTGCTGGTTTTTATGCCCTTAAGCGTTATCAAAAACAAGTAAACGCAATGCCAAACATAGAATATTAA
- the lqo gene encoding L-lactate dehydrogenase (quinone), which yields MNKQESKTVIVIGAGVLSTTFSSMLKELEPSWNIKLYERLDRPGLESSNERHNAGTGHAALCELNYTVKQPDGSINIETAKEINEQFEISKQFWGHLVKSKNISDPKDFIQPLPHISFVRGKNNVQFLKDRYHVMKESPMFDNIEFTEDIEEMRKWIPLMMQGHSPSDIMAASKINEGTDVNFGELTRKMAQNIEQHPNADVQYNHEVIDFNQRQDGKWEVKVRQLNSGGVQTEIADYVFIGAGGGAIPLLQKTGIPESKNLGGFPITGQFLICTNPDIIAQHDAKVYGKEPHGTPPMTVPHLDTRYIDGERTLLFGPFASIGPKFLKNGSNLDLFKSVKPYNIATLLSSAVKNLPLIKYSIDQILMTKEGCMNHLRTFYPEARDEDWELYTAGKRVQVIKDTPEYGKGFIQFGTEVVNSKDHTVIALLGESPGASTSVSVALEVLEKNFPEYESEWTPKIKEMIPSYGQSLIDDTELMKKIRQQTSKDLELNYYQNNK from the coding sequence ATGAATAAACAAGAGTCAAAAACAGTTATTGTTATTGGCGCTGGGGTTTTAAGTACAACGTTTAGTTCTATGCTTAAAGAATTAGAACCAAGTTGGAATATAAAACTTTATGAACGTTTAGACCGCCCTGGTCTCGAAAGTTCAAATGAGCGTCATAACGCAGGAACAGGTCACGCTGCTTTATGTGAATTGAACTATACAGTGAAACAACCTGATGGATCAATCAACATTGAAACAGCAAAAGAAATTAATGAACAGTTTGAAATTTCAAAACAGTTTTGGGGACATTTAGTTAAAAGTAAAAATATTTCAGACCCTAAAGACTTCATTCAACCATTACCTCACATCAGTTTTGTTAGAGGTAAAAATAACGTCCAATTCTTAAAAGATCGTTATCATGTGATGAAAGAATCTCCAATGTTCGATAATATCGAATTTACAGAAGATATCGAAGAAATGAGAAAATGGATTCCATTAATGATGCAAGGTCACAGTCCAAGTGATATTATGGCCGCTAGTAAAATCAATGAAGGTACGGATGTGAACTTTGGAGAGCTAACACGTAAAATGGCTCAAAATATTGAACAGCACCCAAATGCAGATGTTCAGTACAATCACGAAGTTATCGATTTTAATCAAAGACAAGATGGCAAATGGGAAGTAAAAGTACGTCAACTTAATAGTGGTGGCGTTCAAACTGAAATTGCTGATTATGTATTTATCGGTGCTGGTGGCGGTGCAATCCCACTTTTACAAAAAACAGGTATTCCTGAAAGTAAAAATCTAGGCGGCTTCCCGATTACAGGTCAATTCTTAATTTGTACTAATCCAGACATCATCGCGCAACATGACGCGAAAGTCTATGGTAAAGAGCCACATGGGACACCACCAATGACTGTACCACACTTAGATACACGTTATATTGATGGTGAACGTACATTACTATTCGGTCCATTCGCAAGTATTGGCCCTAAATTCTTAAAAAATGGTTCTAATTTAGATTTATTTAAATCTGTTAAACCATATAATATTGCAACATTATTATCTTCTGCAGTTAAGAATTTACCTTTAATCAAGTATTCTATCGACCAAATCTTAATGACTAAAGAAGGTTGTATGAATCATTTACGTACATTCTACCCAGAAGCACGTGATGAAGATTGGGAATTATATACAGCAGGTAAACGTGTACAGGTCATTAAAGACACACCTGAATATGGTAAAGGATTTATTCAATTCGGTACAGAAGTTGTTAACTCTAAAGATCATACAGTGATTGCACTATTAGGAGAATCTCCAGGAGCATCAACTTCAGTTTCAGTCGCATTAGAAGTGCTTGAGAAAAACTTCCCTGAATATGAATCTGAATGGACACCTAAAATTAAAGAAATGATACCGTCATATGGTCAATCACTTATTGATGACACAGAATTGATGAAAAAAATTCGTCAACAAACATCAAAAGATTTAGAACTAAATTATTACCAAAATAATAAATAG
- a CDS encoding Nramp family divalent metal transporter: MNKSLEEINGKVSFDSEAHGIKKMIMYLGPGLLVAVGYMDPGNWITSMAGGAQFGYTLLFVILLSSLSAMLLQSMCARLGIASGMDLAQVTKHMSNKPVSIAAWVVTELAIMATDIAEIIGSAIALNLLFNIPLVIGVTITVVDVLLLLVIIKLGFRKIEAIVGVLVFTVLFIFMFEVYFSSPEWRDVLEGFLPSTAIATNSNLLYLALGIIGATIMPHNLYLHSSIVQSRNYIRDNVAKKKEAIKYAVIDSHIQLTIAFVINCLILILGASLFYGNGEELGRFYDLYNALKASTFTGAVGGALMSTLFAIALLASGQNSTITGTLSGQIVMEGFLNIKIPQWARRLITRMIAVIPVFLCLWLYGSSATKIEDLLIFTQVFLSLALPFSIIPLTLATSNKKIMGEAFVNKTWVNVIAWLLTVILSVLNMYLIVETVKEFL, translated from the coding sequence ATGAATAAAAGTCTGGAAGAAATAAATGGTAAGGTGTCTTTTGATAGTGAGGCACATGGCATCAAGAAAATGATTATGTATCTGGGACCAGGGCTGTTGGTAGCCGTCGGTTATATGGATCCAGGAAACTGGATCACATCAATGGCAGGGGGTGCGCAGTTTGGGTATACGCTGCTCTTTGTCATACTGTTATCCAGTCTGTCAGCGATGCTCTTGCAAAGTATGTGCGCGCGTCTTGGGATTGCTAGTGGTATGGACCTCGCTCAGGTTACCAAGCATATGAGCAATAAGCCTGTGTCCATCGCTGCATGGGTTGTTACAGAGCTTGCAATTATGGCTACAGATATCGCGGAGATCATCGGTAGTGCCATTGCTTTAAATCTGCTGTTCAACATTCCTCTAGTTATCGGAGTAACGATTACTGTTGTAGATGTCTTACTGCTGCTTGTCATCATCAAGCTGGGTTTTAGGAAGATAGAAGCTATTGTTGGTGTTTTAGTGTTCACGGTCTTATTTATCTTTATGTTTGAAGTATATTTTTCTTCACCTGAATGGAGAGACGTGCTGGAAGGATTTCTGCCAAGTACAGCTATCGCTACAAACAGTAACCTGCTATATCTTGCTCTTGGAATCATCGGTGCAACCATCATGCCCCATAACCTTTATCTGCACTCATCTATCGTGCAGTCTCGGAACTATATACGTGATAATGTTGCTAAGAAGAAAGAGGCTATTAAGTATGCAGTGATCGACTCACATATTCAGTTGACGATTGCTTTTGTAATCAACTGTCTTATATTGATACTTGGGGCTTCGTTATTCTATGGCAATGGAGAAGAACTCGGCAGATTCTATGATCTATATAATGCGCTAAAGGCATCGACATTCACAGGTGCAGTAGGCGGCGCATTGATGAGTACATTATTCGCTATAGCATTGTTAGCTTCGGGTCAGAACTCGACAATTACAGGAACATTATCAGGTCAGATAGTTATGGAAGGGTTCCTTAACATAAAGATACCGCAGTGGGCAAGACGACTGATTACAAGGATGATTGCTGTAATTCCTGTTTTCCTATGCTTGTGGTTGTATGGTTCAAGTGCAACAAAGATTGAAGATTTGCTGATTTTTACACAAGTATTCTTAAGTCTTGCGCTACCATTCAGCATTATTCCGTTAACGTTAGCAACAAGCAACAAAAAGATCATGGGAGAAGCGTTCGTCAATAAAACATGGGTGAATGTCATCGCCTGGCTGTTAACAGTAATCCTTAGCGTACTGAATATGTATTTGATTGTAGAGACGGTAAAAGAATTTTTATAA
- a CDS encoding amidohydrolase, with protein sequence MTLKDTLFKKLDEKQERMIEIRRYLHAHPELSFEEHETAAFIENFYKEKDVTVHTNVGGGTAVVVDIESGNPGKNIGLRADFDALPVHEETNLAYKSTRDGLMHACGHDAHTAYLLTLADALIELKDELSGTIRIIHQHAEEKPPGGARDIVASGILDNLDEIYGIHVFPFVDQGKIEIHEAETYAGSSTFDIVIQGKGGHAAMPQNTKDAIVAASYFVTQLQTVVSRCTDPKNSVVVTIGAFEAPGTHNVIQGKVVLKGTTRYLDEPSKDIAYAAIKSQVEGLEKAFGVTVDLDYHFNYPVLYNHVEQTRAVRDILKQSEGSYFDEVIEGDTLSGSEDFAYYLKQTPGTFYIVGAKPEGIADPYPNHHPKFEINEESMMICAKSLGEVVLGRME encoded by the coding sequence ATGACACTCAAAGACACATTATTCAAGAAACTAGATGAAAAGCAGGAGCGAATGATTGAAATCAGACGTTATTTGCATGCACATCCTGAATTATCATTCGAGGAACATGAAACTGCTGCATTTATCGAGAACTTCTATAAAGAAAAGGATGTCACAGTACATACTAATGTTGGTGGCGGCACTGCAGTCGTTGTTGATATCGAAAGTGGGAACCCAGGGAAGAACATCGGGTTACGCGCAGACTTTGATGCACTTCCGGTACATGAGGAAACGAACTTAGCATATAAATCAACACGTGACGGATTAATGCACGCTTGTGGTCATGATGCCCATACGGCGTACTTATTAACACTTGCCGATGCACTGATCGAACTAAAAGATGAATTATCAGGGACAATCCGCATCATCCATCAGCATGCTGAAGAGAAACCACCAGGTGGTGCAAGAGATATCGTAGCATCAGGCATCCTGGATAATCTCGATGAAATTTATGGCATCCATGTCTTTCCTTTCGTTGATCAAGGGAAGATTGAAATACATGAAGCAGAGACATATGCAGGTTCTTCAACCTTTGATATCGTCATTCAAGGCAAAGGCGGCCATGCTGCAATGCCTCAGAATACAAAGGATGCCATCGTTGCCGCTTCTTACTTTGTCACACAACTACAAACCGTCGTATCACGTTGTACAGACCCTAAAAATTCAGTCGTCGTAACCATCGGCGCATTCGAAGCACCAGGAACGCACAACGTCATACAAGGCAAAGTCGTATTAAAAGGAACGACACGATACTTGGACGAACCATCAAAAGACATAGCGTACGCAGCCATTAAAAGCCAAGTCGAAGGGCTGGAGAAAGCATTCGGTGTTACAGTTGACTTAGATTATCACTTTAACTACCCCGTACTCTATAACCACGTTGAACAAACACGTGCAGTTAGAGATATTCTTAAACAAAGTGAAGGCAGCTACTTTGATGAAGTCATTGAAGGAGATACACTGTCCGGATCAGAAGATTTTGCTTATTACTTAAAGCAAACACCAGGAACCTTCTACATCGTCGGTGCTAAACCTGAAGGAATAGCAGATCCATATCCAAACCATCATCCAAAGTTTGAAATTAATGAAGAGTCGATGATGATCTGTGCGAAGTCACTTGGGGAAGTAGTGCTCGGTAGGATGGAGTGA
- a CDS encoding CAP domain-containing protein, producing the protein MKQLLKVTFTLSLLFSSIGVIDDQQAYAAAIDNKGIAPQYQDGRFNTDTLDAGHGYSVGKRTYIGDKVTKVTLSAKGNLLTMYKERDNNKFQKASNKTLENKVWVNRNGQLFVLSTSANYRAIKGFNNNEFFNTRKFNDEIIKLINKDRKTKGLSPLQYRPQLQSGVDVRANELASYGKIRVNGVAHVRLNGERYLTAFPVNVRKQVAGENSLLSSYMGNPYTLVSERYLAKVCFEQWKKSPSHYASMMHPKFKGVTSSVKLGKGDGTFSKFVANQNFTYK; encoded by the coding sequence ATGAAGCAACTTCTAAAAGTAACGTTCACATTAAGTTTATTATTCTCATCTATTGGAGTGATAGATGACCAGCAGGCATATGCAGCAGCTATTGATAACAAAGGAATAGCGCCACAGTATCAGGACGGGCGTTTTAATACAGACACATTAGATGCGGGGCATGGCTATAGCGTAGGGAAGAGAACGTATATTGGTGACAAAGTGACCAAAGTAACGCTCTCGGCAAAAGGGAATCTGCTGACTATGTATAAAGAACGGGACAATAATAAGTTTCAGAAGGCGAGTAATAAAACACTAGAGAATAAAGTATGGGTAAATAGGAATGGACAATTGTTTGTATTGAGCACTAGCGCAAACTATCGTGCGATTAAGGGATTTAATAATAACGAGTTCTTTAATACAAGAAAATTTAATGATGAAATCATTAAACTCATCAACAAGGATAGAAAAACAAAAGGATTGAGTCCCCTGCAATATCGTCCTCAATTGCAAAGCGGAGTAGATGTCCGTGCGAATGAACTTGCAAGCTACGGCAAGATAAGGGTTAACGGTGTAGCACACGTACGACTCAATGGAGAGCGCTACCTCACTGCCTTTCCGGTGAATGTTCGTAAGCAGGTCGCAGGAGAAAACTCACTGCTGAGTAGCTACATGGGCAATCCATATACACTGGTTTCAGAAAGATATCTAGCTAAAGTATGCTTTGAACAATGGAAGAAGAGTCCGAGCCACTATGCAAGTATGATGCACCCTAAATTTAAGGGTGTTACCTCTTCTGTTAAGCTCGGAAAGGGCGATGGTACATTCTCGAAGTTTGTAGCGAATCAGAACTTTACATACAAATAG
- the glpT gene encoding glycerol-3-phosphate transporter, which yields MLKFLQPAPKAQPLDSKEVDAEYKKLRLQVFIGIFIGYAAYYLLRKNFSLAMPALIEQGFTKTDLGFALSAVSIAYGISKFVMGTVSDRSHARNFMVLGLVLTAIVNLLLGFVPFFTSSIAIMFVLLFLNGWFQGMGWPPAGRTLVHWFSVSERGSKTALWNVAHNVGGGVMAPLAVFGITLFTTYNFGYLKGFEGAFIFPALIALVCAAITFYFMKDTPQSQGLPPIEVYKDDYPNKAHETLEEELTTKEILFKYVLNNKWVWMIAIANIFVYFVRYGVLDWAPTYLNEEKGFQLNESSWSYFLYEWAGIPGTLLCGWLSDKVFKGRRGPAGFIFMIGVTIAVIVYWLNPAGNPWIDNIALITIGFLIYGPVMLIGLQALDYVPKKAAGTAAGLTGLFGYLAGAVMANILMGVIVDNFGWDAGFMLLVGASVLATLSFTFTWNVRGQEVIK from the coding sequence ATGTTAAAGTTTTTACAACCTGCGCCTAAAGCACAGCCTTTAGACAGCAAAGAAGTTGACGCAGAGTACAAGAAGTTACGTCTGCAGGTCTTTATCGGAATCTTTATTGGCTATGCAGCTTACTATCTATTAAGAAAGAATTTCTCGCTTGCGATGCCGGCACTTATTGAACAGGGATTCACAAAGACCGATCTCGGTTTCGCGTTATCGGCGGTATCTATTGCATACGGTATTAGTAAATTTGTGATGGGAACGGTATCAGACAGGAGCCACGCCAGAAACTTCATGGTGCTTGGTCTTGTACTGACGGCAATCGTCAACTTACTGCTTGGCTTTGTTCCGTTCTTTACCTCCTCAATTGCCATTATGTTTGTCTTATTATTCTTAAATGGTTGGTTCCAGGGCATGGGCTGGCCGCCTGCTGGAAGAACATTAGTCCATTGGTTCAGTGTATCTGAGCGTGGGAGTAAAACAGCACTATGGAACGTTGCACATAACGTAGGTGGTGGAGTGATGGCACCGCTTGCTGTATTTGGTATCACACTGTTTACAACATACAACTTCGGCTATCTAAAAGGTTTTGAAGGTGCGTTTATCTTCCCGGCACTGATTGCCTTAGTATGCGCTGCAATAACGTTCTATTTCATGAAGGATACACCTCAATCACAAGGATTACCACCGATTGAAGTATATAAGGATGATTATCCGAATAAAGCACATGAGACATTGGAAGAAGAATTAACGACGAAAGAGATTCTCTTCAAATATGTACTGAATAACAAGTGGGTCTGGATGATCGCAATCGCTAATATCTTTGTCTACTTCGTAAGATATGGTGTATTAGACTGGGCACCGACGTATCTTAATGAAGAAAAAGGTTTTCAGCTTAACGAATCCAGCTGGTCTTACTTCTTATATGAATGGGCAGGTATTCCGGGGACCTTATTGTGTGGCTGGTTATCAGATAAGGTATTCAAAGGGCGCCGTGGTCCGGCAGGATTTATCTTTATGATCGGCGTAACGATCGCAGTAATCGTTTACTGGCTGAACCCTGCAGGCAACCCGTGGATCGATAATATTGCACTGATTACTATCGGGTTCTTGATCTATGGACCGGTAATGCTGATTGGCTTACAAGCACTGGATTATGTACCGAAAAAAGCAGCAGGAACAGCAGCAGGACTTACTGGATTGTTCGGTTACCTGGCTGGTGCGGTGATGGCGAATATCCTGATGGGAGTAATCGTTGATAACTTTGGCTGGGATGCAGGATTTATGCTATTGGTCGGAGCCTCCGTACTTGCGACATTAAGCTTTACCTTCACGTGGAACGTGCGTGGACAAGAAGTAATTAAATAG